The genomic interval TATATCTCTAGCATAAGAATAGAAAGGCAAAGAGAGATAAACCTGGGGGAATAAGGGAATGCCACGCAGCAAGCAGAGAGGAGGAACGATCACATAATAGAGTACTGGCAAGGAAATTGGAGCCCACAAAAGATAGATGCAATATCCCATCTGGGCACCCAATTTTATCTTCCCACGTCCATATATGAAGGGGCAATACTTGGAGAAGAATACCTGAAACATGCCTTCGGACCACCTCTTGTGTTGAATAAGAGCTATATCTAAGGTTGTTGGGGCAACACCCAAGAAGGCCTTCCTATCTGGATTATAATAGAGTGATTTCCAACCCCTGCATTGGATGGTCAAGCCAGTTACAATGTCTTCCACTGGGCACCCATATATCAGCCCTATCTGCAAATTCataatcatatattttcaaGATTAGAATTAAGCTAATTATTCCACATCaacaaacacacacatacacgcacAGGCACCCAGAGATGAGGGAAATCATCACCTTTTTCCCCCATTGCGTGTCCTTTTCATGGCTACAATTAGCTAGGACTTTTGATGCTTCTTCCAATTCATTAACAGTTTTATCCGAATTCTTTTCTCCTTCAGTACTGTTCCAATCTCCTCTATAATCCTTGGAGTGCACCTTTCCACACAGACTCTCTCTTCGATGGAAACATCCAGTGCCACAATACAATGCCGCTTCATATCCACCCAAACCCGGAAGCTCAAACTTCatagatatataaaacaaaGAGTTTATAGTTGTTCAGTCCACCACATGATCACGTGCATGTACCCTTTTGTTATAGAAAATGAAAGGCCTAGCTAGCATGTATAAAAGTATTaaagtaatactatatacagtcgAGTTGTGAATATATAAGcgtcgtacagtcgttttgaaaaataatagtctcttattaaaaatgtaaaatttttttttttcatataagtctcgtatttattcatttttttcaaattgattgtacgACACTTGTACATTCATGATtgattgcaactatcatttctcaaagtaCCCACCTTATTGACTGTAGAAGAAGAAGCTGAATAAATATCATTCTTGGTTATATTGTCATAATTTTGTGGATGTTGCACGAAAGCAATCTCGTTGCCTTTCCTTTCATCCATGAAAAAACATAGCGCTTCTCGTACTGCATCTGCATCATTTGCATACATGTCACAGTCCAGGCTGAGGATGAAGGGAGCATTGCTAATCTTTGCCGACACTCTTAACTGCTCATTTCAAATGATAATCTCTTCAAAATACTAGCTAAAACtcagttatatttttaaacggACATGGTATGATCACAAGAGCATATATGAAAACTTTAGAAATACTtaatttaggccttgtttgtttttcaaaaacatctcatctcatctcatctcatctcacctcatcattacaactttttcaaatccccacacaaaataaaataaacaattcaactttttcaaatcccaaaacaataataatattaaaaaatatattttaacaatattttattcaattttttaactttaatctcaacttatctcatctcatctcatctcatctctgaaaacaaacgggtcctaagagattatacaaaaagaaaaatgctactttatcCACTCAATTTATCCTGTCATTTTGATacatcatgtattttaatttttttttacttaatagttaaggaagtgactattattgcattgatatttttttaaaaatgttttaaaatgataaaaaaaaaaatatgaagaaaaaattggaaaaaaatgaaaataaaattttggccTAGCGGTCACTTAATGGAGCGGGCTGCTCTAGGCAACAGAATAGCACCGttcatacaaaaataatttcacaaattaaaatgatttgatatggattgtcagattataaatttatttttattataaaatatatctgaTAAATCAATGAAGCCACGTTAGTTTGTaaattatgagtaatgttacatacagtcgttgAATGTGTAAataccgtgcagtcgctttaaaaaagaataggatctacaattaaaaaattaatttttttttcatataaatttcatatttatttatttatttcaaaatgattaatGTGCGATATTTGTACATTCATAattgcaattatttttttatttttttaataataactttatGACCGTAGAATTCTGTGAATTCTAAACAAACCTCGTCTTACTCTTTTCAGCAACctttttatgttgatgataagagttttttttttctttctcggCATTAACGTACGTCggagagaaattgaaaaacgtGTCGTGCGATGTAAAATTCCAGCAAGGGTAATgcttatatgcatgcatgcatgtagagTAGCCGAAAGCTTACGAGTGCATTCAGAGCTCCGGCTTTGAAGTTATGGGGCCACTGGGGTCTCTTTTCTCGTGCCATGTATACCACCATTGGCAGTCGCCCTCCATCAATATCCACGGCATTTTTGTCTCTTCCATCAATCATTATCttttaatgaaaaaacaaaGCCAAAAATAATGTCCTAAATATATCCATcttgtaacatatatatatgcatgagctAGCCAGACGACACAAGAACTTACCTGTACAATTGACTGGTGATCCTGCTTCGTTGCGTTGGAGTTCCACTCTGAAAACCCTTTGTGTTGGTCCCTTATTTCTTTTGGAATCATGCCCGTTTCAACAGTTGAGTCGATGcgatttttcatttcttcatatAGTTTCTTTAAAGCAATTGAATAGATTTTCATGTTGTCAAGAATATATAGTCGAAAAAATCGAAAAGCTATTGATTGATATCATTAAATCTAATTATATTCcatcatgattttaatttatctgaTATCGAACGATTgagaattacacaaaatataataaatatatttttacttgatatcatattaaaaaaattatgaaacttaGATAATCTTAAAAGCATGCAGGATGAATGGGTTGGATActatacataatataatttcCAAGAATAATTTCCGTTTTAATCCCGCTagcttttttgttgttgtttggatagtgatatGAGATTGAGATATTTCTCAGTCCAAACACTCTTTAATCCTGCTAGCTAGCCATCCTGATCAGCAATTGGGATATATATATcgctatatatgtatatgtacgTATGTACCTTGATAGCCAACCATTCTGGAACAATATTGATGGAGAGGTCATGTTGCGAGTTGGAGGCCAAGTGGTTGGCAAAGTAGGCTGCGGGGGACCTTGGTTCGACCCTGAACTTTTTGCAAAAGGGTATCCAATGCTTAGAGAAGGTAGAGGCCTCAAGGAGTGCATAGAATGTCAGTTCTGAGCCACCATCATCGGAAATATAAACGCTCAACTTCTCCGGTGGATAATTGTAGGACATGGCCGATAACACCGTGTTTATCACCATTGTTGGCGGCTCCATCTTCGGGTCTGCCGTGCACACCATTATGTCAACTCCCGGTAACTTCTCTTCGTATCTGTACGCGCGCGCGCGGGGTCATAACACGATATTAATTGTAACTTCATGCAGGGGCGGACCTACCccccatttttcaaaaatatactctgttttttttttaaatattttaaaaaaactcatttagtACTTagttatctaattttttttttaattttttcataa from Juglans regia cultivar Chandler chromosome 2, Walnut 2.0, whole genome shotgun sequence carries:
- the LOC108985452 gene encoding cellulose synthase-like protein E6: MVRMGKGGTEEDEEAALALFETKEARFRGAYRLFASTVVVGICLIWVYRLSHLPRSAHDQGRWAWIGLFLADVCFSLFWIFTQSVRCNVVYRYPFKDRLSHRYEEKLPGVDIMVCTADPKMEPPTMVINTVLSAMSYNYPPEKLSVYISDDGGSELTFYALLEASTFSKHWIPFCKKFRVEPRSPAAYFANHLASNSQHDLSINIVPEWLAIKKLYEEMKNRIDSTVETGMIPKEIRDQHKGFSEWNSNATKQDHQSIVQIMIDGRDKNAVDIDGGRLPMVVYMAREKRPQWPHNFKAGALNALLRVSAKISNAPFILSLDCDMYANDADAVREALCFFMDERKGNEIAFVQHPQNYDNITKNDIYSASSSTVNKFELPGLGGYEAALYCGTGCFHRRESLCGKVHSKDYRGDWNSTEGEKNSDKTVNELEEASKVLANCSHEKDTQWGKKIGLIYGCPVEDIVTGLTIQCRGWKSLYYNPDRKAFLGVAPTTLDIALIQHKRWSEGMFQVFFSKYCPFIYGRGKIKLGAQMGYCIYLLWAPISLPVLYYVIVPPLCLLRGIPLFPQVKSLWFLPFAYVFLARNTCSIAEALCSGDTLEAWWNSQRIWVIRRTTAYFFAFIDTITRTLGLSQTTFALTDKVMTEDVSKRYDQEIIEFGSSSIMFTVMATLAMLNLFSLIGGIKKAIMDLEYLKALDQLIVQIILVVLLVMLNIPVYQALFTRRDKGRIPSSVLFNSILLASLACLVPII